The Fusobacterium sp. DD2 genome contains a region encoding:
- the leuS gene encoding leucine--tRNA ligase, giving the protein MREYDFKEVEAKWQKNWQEGNIFKTYDSVEGKENYYLLAMLPYPSGKLHVGHARNYTLGDVIARYKRMKGYNVLNPMGWDSFGLPAENAAIQNGAHPAKWTISNIENMKRQLNMLGFSYDWDREIATCKPEYYKWNQWMFKRFYEKGLIYKKKSFVNWCPDCNTVLANEQVEDGKCWRHSKTTVIQKELEQWFFKITDYAEELLDGHKELKGGWPDKVLAMQKNWIGKSFGTEIVFKVAETGEDLPMFTTRIDTIYGVSYCVVAPEHPIVSEILKVNPGIKKEVEEMENTDLIERSAEGREKRGVFTGWHVINPITGKKVELWVADYVLMNYGTGAVMAVPCHDERDFAFAKKYNLPKNVVINPVDKETGKAIELDPATMTEAFTEEGVMTNSGEFDGMNSKEAQTKIAEYVENKGCGKRTVKYRLKDWGISRQRYWGTPIPVLYCEKCGTVLEKDENLPVLLPEDVSFNGKGNPLETSESFKHAVCPICGGPARRDTDTMDTFVDSSWYFLRYCDPHNDKEPFSKEIVDKWMGVDQYIGGVEHAVMHLLYARFFEKILRDLGLVSANEPFKKLLTQGMVLSQSYYSEKERRFIFPQDVDVKGDKAYLKSTGEELVTKMEKMSKSKNNGVDPEEMVLKYGADTTRLFIMFAAPPEKELEWSENGLAGAYRFLTKIWRLVMENKDNLDPAPVDMSKINKEDKALLIKMNQTIKRVTDSIENDYHFNTAIAATMELINDTLDYKNNIMDAGKGTSESKKIFDDVIQKILVMLSPFIPHICDELWSEIGREGYLFNTEWPSYDPKLLKTSEVVMAVQVNGKVRGTIEVERGSAKEDVEKEALALENVQKHMEGKKLVKLIVVPDKIVNIVVK; this is encoded by the coding sequence TTGAGAGAATACGATTTTAAAGAAGTAGAAGCCAAGTGGCAAAAGAACTGGCAAGAGGGTAACATATTCAAAACTTATGACTCAGTAGAAGGAAAAGAAAACTATTACCTACTTGCAATGCTGCCATATCCATCAGGAAAATTACACGTTGGACATGCCAGAAACTATACATTGGGAGATGTTATAGCTAGATATAAAAGAATGAAAGGGTACAATGTGCTAAATCCTATGGGATGGGACTCATTTGGACTACCAGCAGAAAATGCTGCTATACAAAATGGTGCTCACCCAGCTAAATGGACAATTTCAAATATTGAAAATATGAAAAGACAGCTTAATATGCTTGGATTTTCTTATGACTGGGATAGAGAGATAGCTACTTGCAAACCTGAATATTACAAATGGAACCAATGGATGTTCAAAAGATTCTATGAAAAAGGACTTATCTATAAGAAAAAATCATTTGTTAACTGGTGTCCAGACTGTAATACAGTACTTGCAAATGAACAGGTTGAAGATGGAAAATGCTGGAGACACAGTAAAACTACAGTTATTCAAAAAGAATTAGAACAATGGTTCTTCAAAATTACTGACTATGCTGAAGAATTATTAGATGGACATAAAGAATTAAAAGGTGGATGGCCTGATAAAGTTCTTGCAATGCAAAAGAACTGGATTGGAAAATCTTTCGGTACAGAGATAGTATTTAAAGTGGCTGAAACTGGAGAAGATCTACCAATGTTCACTACAAGAATAGATACTATATATGGAGTTTCATACTGTGTAGTTGCTCCTGAACACCCAATTGTATCTGAAATATTAAAAGTTAATCCAGGAATCAAAAAAGAAGTAGAAGAGATGGAAAACACTGATCTTATTGAAAGATCAGCAGAGGGAAGAGAAAAAAGAGGAGTATTTACAGGTTGGCATGTAATCAACCCAATAACTGGTAAAAAAGTTGAACTATGGGTAGCTGACTATGTACTTATGAACTATGGTACAGGTGCTGTAATGGCTGTTCCATGTCATGATGAAAGAGACTTTGCTTTTGCTAAAAAATATAATCTTCCTAAAAACGTAGTAATCAATCCAGTAGATAAAGAAACTGGAAAAGCTATAGAATTAGATCCTGCAACAATGACTGAAGCATTTACTGAAGAGGGAGTGATGACAAATTCTGGTGAATTTGACGGAATGAACTCTAAAGAAGCTCAAACTAAAATTGCTGAATATGTTGAAAATAAAGGTTGCGGAAAGAGAACTGTTAAATACAGACTTAAAGACTGGGGAATCTCAAGACAAAGATATTGGGGAACTCCAATTCCAGTATTATACTGTGAAAAATGTGGAACTGTTCTTGAAAAAGATGAAAATCTTCCAGTACTTTTACCAGAAGATGTATCATTTAATGGAAAAGGAAACCCACTTGAAACTTCAGAAAGCTTTAAACATGCAGTTTGCCCAATTTGTGGAGGACCTGCAAGAAGAGATACAGATACTATGGATACATTTGTTGACTCATCTTGGTATTTCTTAAGATATTGTGACCCTCACAATGATAAAGAGCCATTCAGTAAAGAGATAGTTGATAAATGGATGGGAGTAGACCAATACATAGGAGGAGTAGAACATGCTGTAATGCACCTTCTATATGCTAGATTCTTTGAAAAAATCCTAAGAGATTTAGGACTTGTTTCAGCAAATGAACCATTCAAAAAACTTCTTACTCAAGGAATGGTACTTTCTCAATCTTACTATTCTGAAAAAGAAAGAAGATTTATATTCCCTCAAGATGTAGATGTAAAAGGGGATAAAGCATACTTGAAATCTACTGGTGAAGAGCTAGTTACTAAGATGGAAAAGATGTCAAAATCTAAAAATAACGGTGTTGACCCAGAAGAGATGGTACTTAAATATGGTGCTGACACAACAAGACTATTTATAATGTTTGCTGCTCCACCTGAAAAAGAGTTGGAATGGAGTGAAAACGGACTTGCAGGAGCTTACAGATTCCTAACTAAGATCTGGAGACTTGTAATGGAAAACAAAGATAATCTAGATCCAGCTCCAGTTGATATGTCTAAGATAAATAAAGAAGATAAAGCTTTACTTATAAAAATGAACCAGACAATTAAAAGAGTTACAGATTCTATAGAGAATGACTACCACTTCAACACTGCAATAGCAGCTACTATGGAACTTATAAATGACACTCTTGACTATAAAAACAACATTATGGATGCAGGAAAAGGAACTTCTGAATCTAAGAAGATATTTGATGACGTAATCCAAAAAATCCTAGTTATGTTATCTCCATTCATTCCTCATATCTGTGATGAGTTATGGTCTGAAATAGGAAGAGAAGGATACCTATTTAATACTGAGTGGCCTTCATATGATCCAAAACTACTTAAGACTTCTGAAGTAGTAATGGCTGTTCAAGTAAATGGAAAAGTTAGAGGAACTATTGAAGTTGAAAGAGGTTCTGCTAAAGAGGATGTTGAAAAAGAAGCTCTTGCTCTTGAAAATGTTCAAAAACATATGGAAGGTAAAAAACTTGTAAAATTGATAGTTGTACCTGACAAAATTGTAAATATAGTTGTAAAATAA
- a CDS encoding sigma-70 family RNA polymerase sigma factor, with product MSENIITDEVVAKAQNGNSEAINLILREYKKLIFLNVKNYFLIGAEQDDLLQEGTIGLLKAIQAYTRGKASFKTFATLCIRRQILTAVRSSNAQKNSALNAASGNNLENENGYETYPKNLYSTIKYNPEEIFLSKEKITDFQKFVESNFSPFEKVVFGYMIKGFSYKEIAEELNKSPKTIDNSFQRIKRKSELWLSTY from the coding sequence ATGAGTGAAAATATAATAACTGACGAAGTAGTAGCCAAGGCACAAAATGGTAATTCAGAAGCAATAAATTTGATACTTAGAGAATATAAAAAGCTGATATTTCTAAATGTTAAAAATTATTTTCTGATAGGTGCTGAACAGGATGACTTGCTTCAAGAGGGGACAATAGGTTTACTTAAGGCTATACAGGCTTATACAAGGGGGAAGGCATCTTTTAAGACTTTTGCAACACTTTGCATAAGAAGACAGATACTTACAGCAGTGAGAAGTTCCAACGCACAGAAAAACAGTGCACTTAATGCTGCAAGCGGGAATAATCTGGAAAATGAAAATGGTTATGAGACATATCCTAAAAATCTGTATTCTACAATTAAATACAATCCTGAAGAGATATTTTTATCAAAGGAGAAGATTACTGACTTTCAAAAATTTGTTGAAAGTAATTTTAGTCCCTTTGAAAAGGTTGTATTTGGATATATGATTAAGGGATTTTCCTATAAAGAGATAGCTGAGGAGTTAAATAAATCACCAAAGACTATTGATAACAGTTTTCAACGAATTAAAAGAAAGAGCGAATTATGGCTCAGTACCTACTAG